Part of the Kamptonema formosum PCC 6407 genome, ATTATTCCTGCTACTATTCCTAAATGGTCTAAATTTACGATATTTATCGCTTCTGAGGGCTTTTTCATAGTTTTTAGAGTTGGGTTAGTTGTGGAAGTTATTATATCCTAAAAAAAGCCCAAAATGATTGTATGGCAATCATTTTGGGCTTTCGTGATTCCGAATTTATCTGAAATTAAATCTGCTTAAATATCTGCGGAATGTGGGATCCAACTCACTCCTCAGACTCAAACTCCACGCGATCGTAAATATCCCCTAACGAAACCTGAAATGGCACAGAACTTAATGCCAATAACGCATTTTCACCGTCATACTCAGACAACACCCATTTATTATCATCTATCTTTGAAAACTGCTCAACGTGCATCTCATATTGAGCAATGAGAACATACTCCTTCAACGTAGGAATAGAACGATAAAGTTTAAACTTCCCACCTCTATCATAATCTTCCGTAGATTTCGATAACACTTCAGCAATCATCACCGGATTTGTAATCGTATCTTTCCTACCTTCTACAAGTTCTAATTGACCATCAACCACCATCACATCAGGATAAGTGTAAAGACGTTTCTGCGGTATCCACAAACGCAGGTCGTTGATGAATACGTCATAGGGTTGCTTTTTTAAACCAAAATTTAGTGCGCTACTCAAATTAAGCGCTATCCGATTGTGATTTGGTGTTCCGCCTGTCATAGGAATTATTTTACCATCCTGATATTCACTTTTATAGTCGGCTGCCGTTTCTAGTTCCAAATACTCTTCAGGAGAGTAATAACGCTTTTCTTCACTTTCAATTGTACTTTCGCGAATTTCGGCTGCTGTTGTCATGTTACACTAATCTCCTAAACTCATAACAAATTTAATTGAGAGAGTTGGGTTACGTTTCGCTGTACCCAACTTAGATTATAACTTTATAATTAAACGTAGGGTGGGCATTGCCAACGATAGTTTATTGCTATTAGTTACAAACTGTTCGCCGCAATGCCATCCTAAAATTTCCCCAATTAGCAATTAGCCATTAGCAATGAGCAATTAGCCATTACCAATTACCAATTATGAACACGGATTTTACCGATTACACGGATTACACGGATTAGTTAGAGGAATGATTATTTAGTCTGTGAAATCCGAGGAATCTGTAAAATCTGTGTATCCCAATTACCAATTACCAATCCTACTTAGTATTGTTTAGATTCCTTGACTCCAACCAGATAGGAATTGCAATCCAAGCAATAACTAACGCTAAAGCAAGTACAGCAAATTGAGCCGCCCAAGCAACTAATTTTTCTAAAGACACAACTTGTCCTAAGAAAAATGCTAAACTTACCATCACAGATGCCCAACTTGCAGCACCGGCAAGATTGTATAGTGAAAATTTCCAAAAAGGCATTTCAGCAATTCCTGCTAAAGGGCTAGCAAAAATTCGCAGCAAGGCAATAAACCGACCAAAAAATACAGCTTTGGCTGCATTTTGACTAAACTGTTCTTTCAAATCAAACAGTTGTTCTTCCCGAAAGCGGAAAAATTTACCTAACGTCAGCAACAATGGCCAACCGCCATATCTGCCAATCAAATAGCCAAAATTTCCGCCCAAGGTAGCACCCGCGATCGCACTCCCCAACACATACCAGTAATTTAGTTCCCCGCTACCAGCTAGAAACCCCCCAGCGATCGTAATTGTTTCCCCAGGAAGGGGAAATCCCAAATTTTCTAGCAAAATCCCCAGAAATACTGCCCAGTAGCCGTACTCATGTGCAAATTTCTGAATAATTTCCAAAGATATAAACTCAAAAGACATCCGACAGTGCCCATCGTAAATTTTTGCAAAGCTTGATATTTCTTATCTTGGCTTGATTCAGGCAATTCTGCAATCTTAACTTGTGACATCAAACACATACTTCTTGTGATCTGTGGCAAAGCGGACAGTAGAATTGTGAGCGACGCTAAAAATAGTAAAGAATTGTTGCGGCTTCATTCTACTAGACTCAGGGTTCTATTCTCGCATCTACTTTTCAGGCAGCGCGTAAGCCCAGCCCATTTTGGGTATCGGGCGTAAGGAATGATGGAAACCCTAAAATTCTGAAACTTTTCTTAACATTATTCTGTCTATTGGCAGAACAGCAAGTTCTACTTAATCATTAATCACTTAAGGATTACTGGGGTGACACCTATGGCCTTTCAAGAATTCGCACAACACTTCCTGCTTCAGCCTCAAACTCGTCTCAATTTTCAAGAAGGTAATTCCTTATACCAACAGTTGACTGCTATTCTACCTGAACGTTATCAACTCTGGGTGATTGATATGACTCATGTAGATTTTATCGATAGTTCTGGTTTGTGTGCTTTAGTTAGGGGACTGAAACTAGCCCGTAATCAAGGGTGTCGCCTCGTCATCTGCAATCTCCAAGCTACAGCTAGGTTAATTTTTGATATTACTCAACTCGACCAAGCTTTTGAAATTTTTGACTCTTTCGATGATATTTCTTCGCCTCAAGCTGAGTTGCTAATTGCCTAATGTAGAGGGGCTAGGGGCTAGGGGCTAGGGGCTAGGGAAGAAAGGGAGAAGGAAGAAGGGGAAGAAGGGGAAGAAGGGGAAGAAGGGAATAGAATTAATACGATCTTGGCGGTTATTTTACCGCAGCAGTTTGACACGCAATAGCAGAAGTAATTTGCAGATCGTAAATAGGCATATTTGTCAAGCAGTAACAGTGACAGGCGAATAAATCGGGGACTTGAATGCCTAAAGAGGCGATCGCAGGTGCAGCCGGAAACGGCCATAGTCTATCAAAATAAATCTCTTTGTC contains:
- a CDS encoding STAS domain-containing protein, which encodes MAFQEFAQHFLLQPQTRLNFQEGNSLYQQLTAILPERYQLWVIDMTHVDFIDSSGLCALVRGLKLARNQGCRLVICNLQATARLIFDITQLDQAFEIFDSFDDISSPQAELLIA
- a CDS encoding Uma2 family endonuclease → MTTAAEIRESTIESEEKRYYSPEEYLELETAADYKSEYQDGKIIPMTGGTPNHNRIALNLSSALNFGLKKQPYDVFINDLRLWIPQKRLYTYPDVMVVDGQLELVEGRKDTITNPVMIAEVLSKSTEDYDRGGKFKLYRSIPTLKEYVLIAQYEMHVEQFSKIDDNKWVLSEYDGENALLALSSVPFQVSLGDIYDRVEFESEE
- a CDS encoding DedA family protein; this encodes MSFEFISLEIIQKFAHEYGYWAVFLGILLENLGFPLPGETITIAGGFLAGSGELNYWYVLGSAIAGATLGGNFGYLIGRYGGWPLLLTLGKFFRFREEQLFDLKEQFSQNAAKAVFFGRFIALLRIFASPLAGIAEMPFWKFSLYNLAGAASWASVMVSLAFFLGQVVSLEKLVAWAAQFAVLALALVIAWIAIPIWLESRNLNNTK